The following DNA comes from Deltaproteobacteria bacterium.
ATGTTATACTTGACAAAAATTATAATACAATACATTGTTGAAATGAGGGGGAAGGGGGGAGAGCTATTATGCCTACTGTTTATGATGTAGCAGATTATTTTCTGTGGAAGGCATCAGAAACGGGCGAGCTTTTAACAAACCTTAAGTTACAGAAGCTAGTATTTTATGCTCAAGCCTTTCATTTGGCGGTTTTTGACAAACCCTTATTTCAGGATGACTTTGAGGCATGGGTATATGGCCCGGTTTGCCCCACTCTTTATCGTGAATATAAAGAATTTGGCTGGAATCCCATTTGTCGTGATTCAATAAATAAACT
Coding sequences within:
- a CDS encoding SocA family protein, translated to MPTVYDVADYFLWKASETGELLTNLKLQKLVFYAQAFHLAVFDKPLFQDDFEAWVYGPVCPTLYREYKEFGWNPICRDSINKLNFTPDAEELLEEISDLFLGESAYNLQRRTHREDPWANARQGLPPDTPSHNIISKETMKKYYKQFIVEEN